From Methanobacterium congolense, one genomic window encodes:
- a CDS encoding DUF2111 domain-containing protein: MKITASSTALDITAMAMAIHEVANGLPVTMRTKNELGVRIEDGDVVDDHYTGPVLEKVLQTGKKSQETPKTGPYKGMPVLVVPLKEEGEVICAIGVVDITKGIYSDIMHITRRPGEIKPEMSKGEFY, translated from the coding sequence ATGAAAATAACAGCTTCATCAACGGCATTGGATATAACTGCCATGGCCATGGCAATCCATGAAGTAGCAAATGGACTTCCAGTAACCATGCGAACAAAAAATGAACTGGGTGTTCGTATAGAAGATGGTGATGTTGTTGATGATCACTACACTGGCCCCGTACTTGAAAAAGTCCTGCAAACTGGGAAAAAATCCCAGGAAACACCTAAAACAGGTCCTTACAAGGGCATGCCTGTACTGGTTGTTCCTTTAAAGGAAGAAGGAGAAGTTATCTGTGCGATAGGTGTTGTTGATATAACAAAAGGAATTTACAGTGATATAATGCATATAACCAGAAGACCTGGAGAGATAAAACCAGAAATGTCCAAGGGGGAGTTCTATTGA
- a CDS encoding methanogenesis marker 6 protein, translating into MIILGPSASISQTELVGKLHMMELPLTIKSTCYGAIVNGEEKYVKEAVEKIRKLDYCNIFTKDRGFPPGDPRRCRAKRGAAREGYHQLEKEFELLDYVSEALKNPREVCVEKPKKVPVELFKKVCKECEK; encoded by the coding sequence ATGATTATACTGGGGCCATCTGCAAGTATAAGCCAGACAGAGCTTGTTGGAAAGCTTCACATGATGGAACTTCCTCTGACCATAAAATCAACCTGCTACGGAGCCATAGTTAACGGTGAAGAGAAGTACGTTAAAGAGGCAGTTGAAAAGATAAGAAAACTTGATTACTGCAACATATTCACCAAAGACAGGGGATTTCCACCTGGAGACCCAAGAAGATGCAGGGCCAAAAGGGGAGCTGCAAGGGAAGGATACCACCAGCTTGAAAAGGAATTTGAACTGCTTGACTATGTGAGTGAGGCCCTTAAAAATCCAAGAGAGGTCTGTGTGGAAAAACCCAAGAAGGTACCTGTTGAACTCTTTAAAAAAGTTTGTAAGGAGTGTGAAAAATGA
- the mmp3 gene encoding methyl-coenzyme M reductase-associated protein Mmp3 gives MLVKVNGEDVELPDGSTVMDAINSSGAPYIEGCVLGVIKGKEEIERHVNKYSIKTNKGSIIIELLPEASKNLVETWKQHYKEFENLRIRWTTSNEVSLGPVKTDLTPSREEYKYNRWDVILSLSGFTADSTHIIFSKTKHDAVYGAPAENKGVFARVVGGKKTIMELTDDDHVGEVKPVLERESTVKSATITDLNTPLADGNEVFTHVLIKTTDKSPESVEHLFAVLEKEKLTVDYESDSFVGFYGLQGLERNPEYVDQRRRGTVTLRNRGVGVGRIYIYREDRVSTPSHTVVGKVKSGMQLVDMVQYGDYITLKTDVDRIMTLSMTQSDAEDFLSANGVEQVREGLTDDDAIVVGQDPMFTMDIVGQKKLKTFAVPKENILQMEFDEKAPRSSWYFKKITGLLDSPVGSLKVHFAFPGMKVMMFEGDNKQSKGLIPENVPVDCVKAGQIGLTNMSRRHIGMLGVRFEDNDEFGPTGEPFGGTNIVGNILRGMESLEKVKDGEIVYVTTKKL, from the coding sequence ATGCTTGTAAAGGTCAATGGGGAAGATGTGGAACTTCCCGACGGGTCAACAGTAATGGATGCAATAAACTCTTCAGGTGCACCCTACATTGAGGGCTGTGTGCTCGGAGTCATAAAGGGCAAGGAAGAAATTGAAAGACACGTGAATAAATACAGCATCAAAACGAATAAGGGAAGCATCATAATAGAACTCCTGCCTGAAGCTTCCAAAAACCTTGTGGAAACATGGAAGCAGCACTACAAGGAATTTGAAAACCTCAGAATAAGATGGACAACATCGAACGAAGTTTCGCTTGGCCCTGTAAAAACCGATCTCACACCCAGCAGGGAGGAGTACAAATACAATAGATGGGATGTTATTTTAAGTCTTTCAGGATTCACAGCAGACTCAACCCACATAATATTCAGCAAAACAAAGCATGATGCAGTTTACGGTGCTCCTGCAGAGAATAAAGGAGTTTTTGCAAGGGTTGTTGGTGGTAAAAAGACCATAATGGAACTCACTGATGATGATCATGTAGGGGAAGTTAAACCAGTGCTTGAAAGGGAGAGCACAGTGAAGAGTGCAACCATCACAGACCTCAACACCCCCCTTGCAGATGGAAACGAAGTTTTCACACACGTACTCATAAAAACCACAGATAAATCTCCAGAATCAGTTGAACACCTTTTCGCAGTTCTGGAAAAGGAAAAACTCACTGTTGATTATGAATCAGATTCATTTGTTGGATTCTACGGCTTACAGGGGCTTGAAAGAAATCCTGAATACGTGGATCAGAGAAGAAGGGGAACCGTAACCCTTAGAAACAGGGGTGTGGGTGTTGGACGTATCTACATCTACAGGGAGGACAGGGTTTCAACCCCAAGCCACACAGTTGTTGGAAAGGTTAAAAGTGGAATGCAACTCGTTGACATGGTGCAGTACGGAGATTACATAACGTTAAAAACAGATGTGGATCGTATAATGACTCTTTCAATGACCCAGAGTGATGCAGAAGACTTTTTATCAGCCAATGGGGTGGAACAGGTTCGTGAAGGCCTCACAGATGATGATGCCATAGTTGTGGGACAGGATCCCATGTTCACAATGGATATAGTGGGTCAGAAGAAACTTAAAACCTTTGCAGTTCCAAAGGAGAACATCTTACAAATGGAATTTGATGAAAAAGCTCCAAGATCATCATGGTACTTCAAGAAGATCACGGGACTTCTTGATTCACCAGTGGGATCCCTTAAGGTTCACTTCGCCTTCCCTGGAATGAAGGTGATGATGTTCGAGGGAGACAACAAACAATCCAAGGGACTCATACCAGAAAACGTTCCAGTGGACTGTGTTAAGGCTGGACAGATAGGTTTGACCAACATGTCCAGACGCCACATTGGGATGCTTGGCGTCCGATTTGAGGATAACGATGAATTTGGACCAACAGGAGAACCCTTTGGAGGAACGAATATTGTGGGGAATATCCTAAGGGGAATGGAAAGTCTTGAAAAAGTTAAGGATGGAGAGATTGTTTATGTCACAACAAAAAAACTCTGA
- a CDS encoding methanogenesis marker 2 protein produces the protein MDLKSLVDSLRNFEGITRKNLIKDVTKPLNKTYNIAGRTLLGFGDDASAIDIGNDTLLLMAADGMWGKLMEADPWWTGYCSVLVNVNDIAAMGGIPMGMTNVLSMSNKKICKEIMDGINDGVEKFGVPMVGGHFHPDTPYNALDVSITGIVGRDDPITSCGASVGDKVIFAIDLDGKQHPKFPLNWDTTTFKTPELVQAQIKVMNEIAKKHLVTAGKDISNPGAIGTLGMLLEASGAGARVEVENIPRNDAVPWDEWLKLYPGSGFVLTAREENVDETIGMLEDVNITSKVAGEIIHDKKLYLTHADEEEVVFDFSKDRIMGIKEKRS, from the coding sequence TTGGATTTAAAATCTCTCGTTGATTCTCTAAGAAATTTTGAAGGTATCACTCGTAAGAATTTGATAAAGGATGTTACAAAACCTCTTAATAAAACCTACAACATAGCTGGAAGGACTTTGCTGGGTTTTGGGGATGATGCATCTGCAATAGACATTGGAAATGACACCCTGCTTTTGATGGCGGCAGACGGTATGTGGGGAAAACTCATGGAAGCAGATCCCTGGTGGACAGGCTACTGCTCAGTGCTTGTCAACGTCAATGACATTGCAGCAATGGGTGGAATACCAATGGGAATGACAAACGTCCTTTCAATGAGCAACAAAAAGATATGCAAGGAAATAATGGACGGGATAAATGATGGTGTTGAGAAGTTCGGAGTGCCAATGGTTGGAGGACACTTCCACCCAGACACGCCATACAATGCCCTTGATGTTTCAATAACAGGTATAGTTGGACGGGATGATCCAATAACAAGCTGCGGAGCAAGTGTGGGTGACAAGGTCATATTTGCAATAGATCTTGACGGTAAACAGCACCCCAAATTTCCACTGAACTGGGACACAACAACCTTCAAAACACCTGAACTCGTACAGGCACAGATTAAAGTAATGAACGAAATTGCTAAAAAGCACCTTGTAACTGCAGGAAAAGATATAAGTAACCCTGGAGCTATTGGAACCCTTGGGATGCTTCTTGAAGCATCAGGTGCTGGTGCAAGGGTTGAAGTTGAAAACATACCTCGGAACGATGCTGTACCATGGGATGAATGGCTCAAACTTTACCCTGGATCCGGTTTTGTACTAACGGCTCGTGAAGAAAATGTTGATGAAACCATTGGAATGCTTGAAGACGTGAACATCACCTCAAAGGTTGCAGGTGAAATCATTCATGATAAAAAACTTTATTTAACCCATGCTGATGAGGAAGAAGTGGTTTTTGATTTCAGTAAGGATAGAATAATGGGGATCAAAGAAAAAAGATCTTAA
- a CDS encoding DUF2117 domain-containing protein produces the protein MKIGVVVHGPQMLDSGYAEKIMDILGRYGEVKARLGGTMGRTAVIDAQLETKIDIRQKLLPSQSIQRFLDEGVDVIFLLDYGKSSVTGHAFGYKVSKRAKSHDSNSHIPVIQVERPGEPDGSVVPWDPELSDLALEVAGVLGLKTVTPESIIMEMKDKTRCTLKTHEKNTEVRRRVAGVSPDENIFINGTVVGRSKSSEIILVAENGVLTRIIGGEVKEHGVEKLGKIDLEGAIVKTGLLRRSRVKPRVLKSDKTIPKLIVTYLDHAAEDVYSLKDSDLVVTVGDDTTLVAADILYRFNVPIVGITDGDLDKVVEQGFKTPGSMVVELESGWDDIVGKKIFSKLFNSQKTIEINDIEDFKGKIMEIVKDTTSSYEIL, from the coding sequence ATGAAGATCGGAGTAGTAGTTCACGGACCACAGATGTTGGATTCAGGATATGCAGAAAAAATAATGGATATTTTAGGAAGATACGGTGAAGTGAAGGCGAGATTGGGCGGTACAATGGGCAGAACTGCTGTTATTGATGCCCAGCTTGAGACTAAAATAGATATCCGCCAAAAACTTCTTCCAAGTCAGTCCATCCAAAGGTTCCTTGATGAAGGGGTGGACGTTATATTCTTACTTGATTATGGAAAATCAAGTGTAACAGGGCATGCCTTTGGATACAAGGTTTCAAAAAGGGCCAAAAGCCACGATTCCAACTCACATATTCCAGTTATACAGGTAGAGCGGCCTGGAGAGCCTGACGGCAGTGTTGTGCCATGGGATCCTGAGCTTTCAGATCTTGCATTGGAAGTAGCAGGTGTTTTAGGCCTTAAAACTGTAACCCCCGAATCCATAATAATGGAAATGAAGGATAAAACCAGATGCACCCTAAAAACCCATGAGAAAAACACCGAGGTCAGAAGAAGGGTTGCAGGTGTTTCTCCAGATGAGAACATATTTATCAACGGTACGGTTGTTGGGAGGTCAAAATCATCTGAAATCATCTTGGTTGCTGAAAACGGTGTTTTAACCCGTATAATTGGTGGGGAGGTTAAAGAACATGGTGTTGAGAAACTGGGTAAGATCGATCTTGAAGGTGCCATAGTCAAAACAGGACTCCTAAGAAGATCCAGGGTCAAGCCAAGGGTGCTGAAATCTGATAAAACCATACCTAAGTTGATAGTTACCTACCTTGATCATGCTGCAGAGGATGTTTACAGTTTGAAGGATTCTGACCTTGTTGTGACGGTTGGGGATGATACGACACTGGTTGCTGCAGACATACTCTACAGATTCAACGTTCCAATCGTTGGCATCACAGATGGGGATCTGGACAAGGTGGTTGAGCAGGGATTCAAAACCCCCGGATCTATGGTTGTTGAACTTGAAAGTGGTTGGGATGACATCGTAGGTAAAAAAATATTTTCAAAACTTTTCAATTCCCAAAAAACCATTGAAATAAATGATATTGAAGATTTTAAAGGGAAGATAATGGAAATTGTAAAGGATACAACCAGTTCCTACGAGATATTATAA
- a CDS encoding PIN domain-containing protein has product MKNKIFVLDASAIIGGFYSKKSANFTTPDVISEIKDLKSKILLQSAIEEGCIEIKDPDPAALKRLETVLNESGDILRLSEVDKDIVALAITLKNEGYDPTLVTDDYSMQNILKIIKMPYRSVLTKGIKDVIGWVKICKGCKKKYPPEYAMEECEICGSRIIRKRVKKP; this is encoded by the coding sequence ATGAAAAATAAGATATTTGTTCTGGATGCATCAGCCATAATAGGTGGATTTTACTCAAAAAAATCTGCTAATTTCACAACGCCCGATGTTATATCTGAAATTAAGGATTTAAAGTCAAAAATATTGCTCCAATCTGCTATTGAGGAAGGATGCATTGAAATTAAGGATCCAGATCCTGCTGCTCTTAAAAGATTAGAAACAGTTTTAAATGAATCTGGAGATATTTTAAGACTTTCAGAAGTTGATAAAGATATTGTAGCCCTTGCGATCACGCTTAAAAATGAAGGATATGACCCAACACTTGTAACCGATGACTACTCAATGCAAAACATCCTTAAAATCATTAAAATGCCATATAGAAGTGTTTTAACTAAAGGAATAAAAGATGTGATTGGTTGGGTGAAGATATGTAAGGGATGTAAAAAGAAGTATCCTCCTGAGTACGCTATGGAGGAATGTGAAATATGTGGCTCCAGAATCATAAGAAAACGTGTTAAAAAGCCGTAA
- a CDS encoding MogA/MoaB family molybdenum cofactor biosynthesis protein, which yields MKSESMEIHKKKAPKSVKAAVLTLSDSKYQDMQNSKDTDLSGRLIVDSIKEKNEVVHYKVIPDDADLLVPSIEEMIMEHGAEVIITTGGTGIGPRDITIETLEPLFEKELRGFGEIFRYESYKELGTGVIMSRATAGIYKNTVIVSMPGSPNAVKTGLKIVVPELGHLVKHLKE from the coding sequence ATGAAAAGCGAAAGTATGGAAATCCACAAGAAAAAAGCACCCAAATCTGTTAAAGCTGCAGTTTTAACACTCAGTGATTCTAAGTACCAGGATATGCAGAATTCTAAGGATACTGATCTCTCTGGAAGACTCATAGTAGATTCAATTAAAGAGAAAAACGAAGTTGTTCACTACAAAGTGATACCAGACGATGCTGATCTTCTTGTACCGTCAATCGAAGAGATGATCATGGAACATGGCGCTGAAGTGATAATAACAACAGGCGGAACTGGTATAGGTCCCCGGGACATAACCATTGAAACTTTAGAACCTCTTTTTGAGAAGGAACTCAGGGGTTTCGGAGAAATATTCAGGTATGAATCATATAAAGAACTTGGAACTGGTGTAATCATGAGCAGGGCAACTGCAGGTATTTATAAAAACACCGTGATCGTTTCAATGCCAGGATCTCCAAACGCGGTTAAAACAGGTTTAAAGATAGTTGTACCTGAACTTGGACATCTTGTTAAACATCTGAAGGAATGA
- the pyrE gene encoding orotate phosphoribosyltransferase, which produces MEDKKKELITLLKENEVIKFGKFTLSSGKESDYYVDMKRAVTDPEILSKVAEIISEKIEGLGVDKVAGPALGAVPIATAISLTAKLPLLMIRKEKKGYGTSKLIEGDLEEGDSVVLVEDVTTTGKSLLKAIDAIENNKGIVKRAFVVVDRSEGALENFKNKGIELEPLLSIEDFQ; this is translated from the coding sequence ATGGAAGACAAAAAAAAGGAATTAATAACTCTTTTAAAGGAAAATGAAGTCATTAAATTTGGAAAATTCACTCTTTCATCAGGTAAAGAAAGTGATTACTACGTGGACATGAAAAGAGCAGTCACAGACCCAGAAATACTCTCAAAGGTTGCTGAAATAATATCTGAAAAAATTGAGGGACTTGGTGTGGATAAAGTGGCTGGCCCTGCCCTTGGAGCTGTACCCATTGCCACAGCCATTTCATTAACTGCAAAATTGCCTTTGCTTATGATAAGAAAGGAAAAGAAGGGCTATGGGACGTCTAAACTTATCGAAGGCGACCTGGAAGAGGGAGATTCAGTTGTACTTGTTGAAGATGTAACCACAACAGGCAAATCCCTTTTAAAGGCAATCGATGCCATTGAAAACAACAAAGGTATTGTAAAACGTGCTTTTGTGGTGGTTGACCGCAGTGAAGGTGCTCTGGAGAACTTTAAAAATAAGGGAATAGAGTTAGAACCTCTTTTATCCATAGAAGATTTTCAATAA
- a CDS encoding PRC-barrel domain-containing protein produces MRIIEEIIGKEVLDSSAVIIGKVKDVEVDIENRTIEAFVLGKGGISESIGISKGETIVPYDMVKQIGDKILLKSGTEETEFDIL; encoded by the coding sequence ATGAGAATAATTGAAGAGATCATTGGAAAGGAAGTTCTGGATAGTTCTGCAGTTATAATTGGAAAGGTAAAGGATGTTGAAGTGGACATAGAAAACAGGACAATTGAGGCATTTGTACTTGGGAAAGGTGGAATATCCGAAAGTATTGGAATTTCCAAGGGTGAAACAATAGTTCCCTATGATATGGTGAAACAGATCGGAGATAAGATACTCCTTAAAAGTGGAACTGAAGAGACTGAATTTGACATACTCTAA
- a CDS encoding symporter small accessory protein produces the protein MVLGIADPWIWGSYILCILATLLCVVYGILNWNKGDEEETA, from the coding sequence ATGGTTTTAGGCATTGCTGATCCATGGATATGGGGCAGTTACATTCTCTGCATACTTGCAACTCTTTTATGTGTAGTTTATGGTATATTGAACTGGAATAAAGGTGATGAAGAAGAAACAGCCTAA
- a CDS encoding phosphate butyryltransferase, protein MKLITNFKQVFEKIKTHPKKQISVAVAHDPTVIEAVVKAHELGIADYILVGDKKRIVEISNNAGFHIQEEKIFNEPNNLKAIRKAVELVSSNRADILMKGMVHTDDFLRGVLDRDVGLRTGKIMSHINVLESTTLGRLLFVTDGGMNINPDLDTKASIILNAIYLANIFEIEEPKVAVTTAVELANPKMPSTIDASVLAKMSQRGQFSGKIIDGPFALDNAISPRAAKHKGITGPVAGKADIIIVPSIEAGNMLGKAHVYLTGGSLAGVVVGASAPVVMTSRADTAESKLNSIVTAVLMANMERTLSIKFGKVHY, encoded by the coding sequence ATGAAGTTGATCACCAATTTCAAGCAGGTCTTTGAGAAGATAAAAACCCATCCCAAAAAGCAGATATCTGTGGCAGTAGCCCATGATCCAACCGTTATTGAAGCGGTTGTAAAAGCCCACGAACTGGGCATAGCAGATTACATTCTGGTGGGAGACAAAAAACGTATAGTTGAAATATCCAACAATGCTGGATTTCATATTCAAGAAGAGAAGATATTCAATGAACCAAACAATCTCAAGGCCATCCGAAAAGCTGTTGAGCTTGTGAGCAGTAACCGGGCTGACATCCTCATGAAGGGAATGGTTCACACAGATGATTTCCTGCGTGGAGTTCTGGACAGGGATGTGGGCCTGCGAACCGGGAAGATAATGAGCCACATCAACGTTCTTGAAAGTACCACCCTTGGTAGGCTGCTCTTTGTAACTGATGGGGGCATGAACATAAACCCAGATCTTGATACTAAAGCCAGTATAATATTGAATGCCATTTACCTTGCCAACATATTTGAAATTGAAGAACCTAAAGTGGCTGTTACAACTGCTGTTGAGCTTGCGAATCCTAAAATGCCATCAACAATAGATGCGTCAGTTCTTGCAAAGATGAGCCAGAGGGGACAGTTCAGCGGCAAGATCATAGATGGTCCCTTCGCCCTGGACAATGCAATAAGTCCACGTGCTGCAAAACATAAGGGCATCACAGGTCCTGTTGCTGGTAAAGCAGACATAATAATTGTACCCTCAATTGAAGCAGGAAACATGCTTGGAAAGGCCCATGTTTACCTCACAGGTGGAAGTCTCGCAGGTGTTGTTGTTGGGGCCAGTGCTCCAGTTGTGATGACATCCAGGGCAGACACTGCGGAATCTAAACTGAACTCCATTGTCACGGCTGTTCTTATGGCCAACATGGAAAGGACACTGAGCATCAAGTTCGGGAAAGTTCACTACTAA
- a CDS encoding sensor histidine kinase — protein sequence MLTVSVLIYATYWAFKNRRESWIPWLFILLGQLIYAVAEMAYLILAIYPNLQFLHIANQIFMFNYPFFIAGLFLFMKRPFKLNTKNLIDLTILMLAAFFLIWFLLIEPSLQTHNLSASLEKILYLFVDILLLFSISTLFINRSQKISDLTVFLFFGTVISQIIGDLIFSYNAIDPNSTYTWFSCVLYMLTSSFTFLAALSFIKNINFSEKTLKSIYRFIRREEGWLSYVPFIVVLVTYSTLLLLKDPSRVLIMCVGILVALVVMREIISMDELKKAQKDLKKSKALVEESEAQLRFISSNMMDLITESNEKFEFKFVSNSSQPFLGYTSDQMLGNVFFNYIHPDDVNKVKETVKSAIENKSIARVDCRYMKADGSSVWVETIKKPIFNNDEFKGLICSSRDISPQKENEQIINDSLNEKEILLREIHHRVKNNLQIISSLLNLQSHYIKDRETLDVLMESQNRIRTMAIVHEELYRSPNLTNINFKEYLERLLSNLFYSYGVNGEFIETKFDLEESTISIDTAIPCGLIVNELVTNSLKYAFPDGEKGKIEVLLRSSHETYTLTISDNGVGLPESFKLENAETLGLQLVNSLVSQIGGDLELKRNFGTEFKISFTETEYKKRV from the coding sequence TTGCTCACAGTTTCCGTCCTAATTTATGCAACCTACTGGGCATTTAAAAATAGAAGGGAAAGCTGGATACCCTGGCTTTTTATCCTTTTAGGTCAATTGATCTATGCAGTTGCCGAAATGGCCTATTTAATCTTGGCTATCTATCCAAACCTGCAGTTCCTGCACATTGCGAATCAAATATTCATGTTCAATTATCCCTTTTTCATTGCAGGATTGTTTCTGTTCATGAAAAGGCCCTTCAAATTAAATACGAAAAATTTGATTGATCTAACTATTTTAATGCTTGCAGCTTTCTTTTTGATCTGGTTCCTCTTGATAGAACCTTCACTTCAAACTCACAACCTTTCAGCATCCCTTGAAAAAATATTATATTTATTCGTGGATATTTTACTTCTCTTTTCCATATCAACCCTTTTTATAAACAGAAGCCAGAAAATCTCAGATTTAACAGTTTTTCTCTTTTTTGGAACTGTGATTTCGCAGATAATCGGAGATTTAATATTTTCATACAACGCAATCGATCCAAACAGTACTTACACATGGTTTAGCTGTGTTCTGTACATGTTAACCTCTTCATTCACGTTTTTAGCAGCACTTTCCTTTATTAAAAATATTAATTTCAGCGAAAAAACATTGAAATCCATTTACAGATTCATCAGAAGGGAGGAAGGATGGTTATCCTACGTTCCATTCATAGTGGTTCTGGTTACCTACAGTACTCTCTTGTTACTCAAGGATCCAAGCAGGGTTTTAATCATGTGCGTGGGAATACTCGTTGCCCTTGTGGTTATGAGGGAAATCATCTCCATGGATGAGCTTAAAAAAGCCCAGAAAGATTTGAAAAAGAGCAAGGCACTGGTTGAGGAGAGTGAGGCCCAGCTCAGGTTCATATCCTCAAACATGATGGATCTCATAACAGAATCCAACGAAAAATTTGAATTCAAGTTTGTTAGCAATTCTTCACAACCATTCCTGGGTTACACGTCTGATCAAATGTTAGGAAATGTTTTTTTCAATTATATTCATCCAGATGATGTAAATAAAGTTAAAGAAACTGTTAAAAGCGCAATTGAAAACAAATCTATTGCAAGGGTTGATTGCAGGTATATGAAAGCAGATGGGAGCTCTGTTTGGGTTGAGACCATTAAAAAACCCATATTCAATAATGACGAGTTCAAAGGTTTAATATGCAGCAGCAGAGACATCAGCCCTCAGAAGGAGAATGAACAGATAATCAACGATTCCCTGAATGAGAAGGAGATCCTTCTCAGGGAGATACACCACAGGGTTAAAAACAACCTTCAAATAATATCAAGCCTCCTTAACCTCCAAAGCCATTACATAAAAGATAGAGAAACTTTGGATGTTTTAATGGAGAGTCAAAACCGTATCAGAACCATGGCCATAGTGCATGAGGAACTATACAGATCCCCAAACCTCACCAACATAAACTTCAAGGAATACCTGGAAAGGCTTCTTTCAAATTTATTCTATTCTTATGGAGTAAATGGAGAGTTCATTGAAACCAAATTTGATCTTGAAGAGTCCACCATCAGTATAGACACTGCAATACCCTGCGGCCTCATAGTCAACGAACTTGTGACCAACAGCCTGAAGTATGCATTTCCAGATGGTGAAAAGGGCAAAATTGAGGTTTTACTGAGATCATCCCATGAAACCTACACCTTAACAATTTCAGACAACGGCGTTGGATTACCTGAATCTTTTAAACTTGAAAACGCTGAAACATTGGGTTTACAACTGGTTAACAGCTTAGTGAGCCAAATTGGTGGAGATTTAGAACTTAAAAGGAATTTTGGAACAGAGTTTAAAATTAGTTTCACTGAAACGGAGTACAAAAAAAGGGTTTGA
- a CDS encoding DUF4012 domain-containing protein codes for MKPLSTKDMGLIFLVAIACIIVTVISQSKFLLNTLLILMFLLLGYSLTAILYPKEGCRNILKKPVLILELGAVATLIIAILVKYVLLEVDLRFLAIGMSVFAMIFSLGGIISRYRYSKGHNEGIYYTNEDIQQAVNNNKNKGRNFKSGLKKVLAVFLILLAAVAAFIVYEYEQPGETSMMKGSHNILLLCDDPTEDQGTAGIGSVDMAFVINLVDGNVKNTTAIYPGGMRHPTATEPSSLGTGKLLLHDSLYGVSTEEGAQRAQEIVEYNMGIKTDAVVMITPDAVNALVSAAGPIYVDGYGYVTNDSINFIRGEQNNGGMTRGVAVESVMKPIIDSAESNPVTFLKLANVAMDQYNKGYIRVVPSDLVAQFAIAKGLKV; via the coding sequence ATGAAACCGTTATCAACAAAAGACATGGGACTCATTTTTTTAGTGGCAATCGCCTGTATCATTGTAACAGTGATTTCCCAGAGCAAATTTCTTTTAAACACCCTATTGATATTGATGTTTCTACTTTTAGGTTACAGCTTAACAGCAATACTTTACCCTAAGGAGGGTTGTAGGAACATCTTAAAAAAGCCTGTGCTGATTCTGGAACTCGGTGCAGTGGCTACGCTGATCATCGCCATTTTGGTGAAGTACGTCCTACTGGAAGTCGATCTAAGATTTTTAGCCATAGGCATGTCAGTTTTTGCCATGATTTTTTCATTGGGAGGCATTATAAGTAGATATAGGTACAGCAAAGGCCACAATGAAGGGATCTACTACACAAACGAGGATATACAGCAAGCAGTTAATAATAATAAAAATAAAGGACGCAATTTTAAGTCAGGATTAAAAAAAGTTCTGGCGGTTTTTTTAATACTTTTGGCTGCAGTGGCAGCTTTCATCGTTTATGAGTATGAGCAGCCTGGGGAAACAAGTATGATGAAGGGAAGCCACAACATCCTCTTGTTGTGTGATGATCCAACAGAGGATCAGGGCACTGCAGGTATAGGATCCGTTGATATGGCATTTGTAATCAATCTTGTGGACGGCAACGTTAAAAATACAACAGCAATATATCCTGGAGGAATGAGACATCCAACAGCAACTGAACCATCATCACTGGGTACAGGTAAGTTGCTGCTTCACGATTCTTTGTACGGTGTGAGCACCGAGGAAGGCGCCCAGCGCGCTCAGGAAATAGTTGAGTACAACATGGGAATAAAAACAGATGCAGTTGTGATGATAACGCCGGATGCAGTTAATGCGCTTGTAAGTGCTGCAGGGCCCATCTACGTGGATGGTTATGGTTACGTGACAAACGACTCCATTAACTTCATCAGGGGCGAACAGAACAATGGAGGTATGACACGGGGTGTTGCCGTGGAATCTGTCATGAAGCCTATAATAGACTCTGCTGAGAGCAATCCTGTTACATTCCTTAAGCTGGCGAACGTTGCAATGGATCAGTACAACAAAGGGTATATCCGGGTTGTCCCAAGTGATCTCGTTGCACAGTTTGCAATTGCCAAGGGACTGAAGGTTTAG